From uncultured Flavobacterium sp., one genomic window encodes:
- a CDS encoding acyl-ACP desaturase has protein sequence MSIKNIRLEVMQFLEKNVDSFVEQYLIPVEKIWQPSDFLPNSEGDNFFEEVKELREIAKELPYDFWVTLVGDTITEEALPTYESWLMDVEGINQVENGGNGWSKWIRQWTGEENRHGDLLNKYLYLSGRVNMREIEMTTQHLINDGFDIGTGSDPYKNFVYTSFQELATYVSHNRVAQMAKKFGDNKLSKMCKMIAGDEMRHHHAYSEFVTRIFAVDPSEMMLAFQYMMKQKIVMPAHFLRESGQKISSAFEQFSDSAQRIGVYTANDYVDIMQKLMDKWEIDKISNLTDEAEKARDYLMKLPARMARISERLVIPQESHIFKWVEPARL, from the coding sequence ATGTCTATAAAAAACATTAGATTAGAAGTAATGCAGTTTTTGGAAAAAAACGTGGATAGCTTCGTAGAACAGTATTTAATTCCAGTGGAAAAAATCTGGCAGCCGTCAGACTTTTTGCCTAATTCTGAAGGAGATAACTTCTTTGAGGAGGTTAAAGAGTTGCGTGAAATTGCCAAAGAATTACCATACGATTTTTGGGTAACGCTTGTTGGTGATACAATCACTGAGGAGGCTTTACCAACATACGAATCATGGTTAATGGACGTGGAAGGTATAAATCAGGTAGAAAATGGCGGAAATGGTTGGTCTAAATGGATCAGGCAATGGACTGGAGAAGAAAACCGTCACGGTGATTTACTAAATAAATACTTGTATTTGTCTGGTCGTGTGAACATGCGTGAAATCGAAATGACTACACAGCATCTGATCAACGACGGTTTTGATATCGGAACTGGATCTGACCCATACAAAAACTTTGTATATACTAGTTTCCAGGAATTAGCAACTTACGTTTCGCACAATAGAGTAGCACAAATGGCTAAGAAATTTGGTGATAACAAGTTGTCTAAAATGTGTAAAATGATTGCAGGTGACGAAATGCGTCATCACCATGCATACAGCGAATTTGTTACGCGTATTTTTGCGGTTGATCCAAGCGAAATGATGTTGGCGTTTCAATACATGATGAAACAAAAAATCGTTATGCCGGCACATTTCCTAAGAGAATCTGGTCAAAAGATCAGTTCAGCTTTCGAACAATTTTCTGATTCTGCACAACGTATAGGTGTTTACACTGCAAACGATTATGTAGACATCATGCAAAAATTAATGGATAAATGGGAAATTGATAAGATTTCTAATTTAACAGATGAGGCCGAAAAAGCACGTGATTACTTAATGAAATTACCGGCTCGTATGGCAAGAATCTCTGAAAGATTAGTAATTCCGCAAGAATCACATATCTTTAAATGGGTTGAACCAGCGAGATTGTAA
- a CDS encoding HD domain-containing protein, whose protein sequence is MNNPDLINKTIAFVKEKLNDAEGGHDWFHIERVYKNALLIAKDTNCDLVVVQLGALLHDIADSKFHNGDETIGPKTAHLFLESENVSEDIIQHVVNIIENISYKGGNFEKRFSSVELDIVQDADRLDAIGAIGVARAFNYGGFKNRAIYDPEIAPITNMTKEEYKKNNAPTINHFYEKLLLLKDKMNTETGKQIAAERHRFMETFLAQFYAEWEGVK, encoded by the coding sequence ATGAATAATCCTGATTTAATAAATAAAACAATTGCTTTTGTAAAAGAAAAATTAAACGATGCCGAAGGCGGACACGACTGGTTTCATATCGAACGTGTTTACAAAAATGCACTTTTAATTGCAAAAGATACCAACTGCGATTTGGTTGTAGTGCAATTAGGTGCACTTCTTCATGATATTGCTGACAGTAAATTTCATAACGGAGACGAAACGATTGGGCCAAAAACGGCACATTTGTTTCTGGAATCAGAGAATGTTTCAGAGGATATTATTCAGCATGTGGTAAATATCATCGAAAACATCTCATATAAGGGCGGAAATTTCGAAAAGAGGTTTTCTTCTGTAGAATTAGATATCGTTCAGGATGCGGATCGTTTAGATGCTATAGGAGCGATTGGAGTTGCAAGAGCGTTCAATTATGGTGGATTTAAAAATCGTGCCATATATGATCCTGAAATTGCTCCAATAACGAATATGACGAAGGAAGAATACAAAAAGAATAATGCGCCAACGATAAATCACTTTTACGAAAAGCTTTTACTCTTAAAAGATAAAATGAATACCGAAACGGGAAAACAAATCGCTGCTGAAAGACATCGTTTTATGGAAACGTTCCTGGCTCAGTTCTATGCAGAGTGGGAAGGAGTGAAGTAA
- a CDS encoding FeoB-associated Cys-rich membrane protein, which produces MIQEIIAFAILFIAVGFLIKKFFWKSKKKKNCGDTNCGCS; this is translated from the coding sequence ATGATACAGGAAATTATAGCTTTTGCCATTTTATTTATTGCCGTTGGTTTTTTGATCAAAAAGTTCTTTTGGAAATCTAAAAAGAAAAAAAACTGCGGAGACACAAATTGTGGATGTTCTTAG
- the feoB gene encoding ferrous iron transport protein B, with the protein MSVQNINVALIGNPNTGKTSVFNQLTGLNQQVGNYPGITVEKKIGFCKLPHNIKANILDLPGTYSLNASSMDESVVIELLLNKNDKLYPDVAVVVTDVENLKRNLLIYTQIKDLEIPTILVINMSDRMESKGITLNIPFLEQKLKTKIALVSSRKGLGIDELKELIVSYKTIPHEPCLNASVIDTEYFKKLQHAFPNQLLYKLWLVITQDVNFLNLERNEIRSTFTKSHSELKRLQQKETIKRYQFINDVLRQGLQVDESMAKDIRAKLDRVLTHKVWGYVIFMAILFLIFQSIFSWSTIPMDFIDSTFASLSSWTAQKLPSGILTDLLSQGIIPGIGGVIIFIPQIAFLFLFISILEESGYMSRVVFLMDKIMRKFGLSGKSVVPLISGTACAIPAIMATRNIENWKERLITILVTPFTTCSARLPVYTIIISLVIPDERLFGILNMQGLALMLLYLLGFGTAILSAYILNKILKISSKTYFVVEMPGYKMPLLKNVGINVVEKTKAFVVGAGKIILAISVILWFLASFGPGENFNEAETIVKERFVDKPLAAVEFENEVASQKLENSYIGIMGRVIEPAIAPLGYDWKIGIAIISSFAAREVFVGTLATIYSVGNSDNEATIKSKMQEEINPETGRKIFNFASGISLLLFYAFAMQCASTLAITKKETNSWRWPAMQLVLMSGLAYFVALLAYQLLK; encoded by the coding sequence ATGAGCGTTCAGAATATAAATGTTGCCCTTATCGGGAATCCAAATACCGGAAAAACCTCAGTTTTTAATCAACTTACAGGATTAAATCAACAAGTGGGGAATTATCCCGGAATTACTGTTGAGAAAAAAATTGGTTTCTGTAAATTACCTCACAACATCAAAGCTAATATTCTGGATTTACCAGGAACTTATAGTTTGAATGCCAGTTCGATGGACGAAAGTGTGGTAATTGAGCTTTTGCTGAATAAAAACGATAAATTATATCCTGATGTTGCAGTAGTTGTAACAGATGTTGAAAATCTGAAACGAAATTTACTGATTTATACTCAAATAAAAGACCTTGAAATTCCGACGATTTTAGTCATTAATATGTCTGATCGTATGGAAAGTAAAGGAATTACGCTTAATATACCTTTTTTGGAACAAAAACTAAAAACCAAAATTGCTTTAGTAAGTTCCCGTAAAGGTTTAGGAATCGACGAATTGAAAGAGTTAATCGTTTCATACAAAACAATTCCGCATGAACCTTGTCTAAATGCCTCGGTTATTGACACTGAATATTTTAAAAAACTACAACACGCTTTTCCCAATCAACTATTGTATAAATTATGGTTGGTTATTACGCAAGATGTAAACTTTTTGAATTTAGAACGAAATGAAATCAGAAGCACATTTACTAAGTCACATTCAGAATTAAAACGCTTACAGCAAAAGGAAACCATAAAACGTTATCAGTTTATAAATGATGTTTTAAGACAAGGTTTGCAAGTTGACGAATCAATGGCAAAAGACATTAGGGCTAAACTGGATCGTGTTTTAACACACAAAGTTTGGGGCTATGTTATTTTCATGGCTATTTTGTTTTTGATTTTCCAATCGATTTTTAGCTGGTCAACTATCCCTATGGATTTTATTGACAGCACTTTTGCTTCTTTAAGCAGTTGGACTGCGCAAAAATTACCAAGCGGGATCCTAACTGATTTACTTTCGCAGGGAATCATTCCGGGAATTGGCGGTGTTATTATTTTTATTCCGCAAATTGCCTTTCTATTTCTGTTTATTTCTATTCTGGAAGAAAGCGGTTATATGAGCCGTGTTGTCTTTTTGATGGATAAAATTATGCGCAAGTTTGGGCTTTCAGGGAAAAGTGTTGTGCCTTTAATTTCAGGAACTGCCTGTGCAATTCCGGCAATTATGGCAACTCGAAATATTGAAAACTGGAAAGAACGTTTAATTACTATTCTCGTTACACCATTTACAACCTGTTCTGCAAGATTACCGGTTTACACCATTATTATCTCTTTGGTAATACCTGATGAACGTCTTTTTGGAATATTAAATATGCAAGGATTGGCGTTGATGTTGTTGTATTTATTAGGTTTTGGAACTGCCATTTTATCGGCTTATATTTTAAATAAGATTTTAAAAATAAGCTCTAAAACATATTTCGTTGTTGAAATGCCAGGTTATAAAATGCCTCTTTTAAAGAATGTTGGAATTAATGTGGTCGAAAAAACGAAAGCTTTCGTTGTTGGAGCAGGAAAAATCATCTTGGCAATATCGGTTATTTTGTGGTTTTTAGCTTCTTTTGGACCTGGAGAAAACTTTAACGAAGCAGAAACTATTGTAAAAGAAAGATTTGTCGACAAACCTCTTGCTGCAGTAGAATTTGAAAATGAAGTTGCTTCTCAAAAACTAGAGAATTCATACATAGGAATCATGGGCCGCGTAATTGAACCTGCAATTGCCCCTTTAGGTTACGACTGGAAAATTGGAATTGCGATTATCAGTTCATTTGCTGCACGTGAGGTTTTCGTAGGAACTCTTGCAACTATCTACAGTGTTGGAAATAGTGATAATGAAGCTACAATAAAAAGTAAAATGCAGGAAGAAATAAATCCGGAAACGGGTCGTAAAATCTTTAATTTTGCTTCTGGAATATCATTACTGCTTTTTTATGCTTTTGCAATGCAATGTGCTAGTACACTTGCCATTACCAAAAAAGAAACCAATTCCTGGAGATGGCCAGCCATGCAGCTTGTTCTTATGAGCGGACTTGCTTATTTTGTCGCGCTTTTAGCCTATCAACTTTTAAAATAA
- a CDS encoding FeoA family protein: MQNTIHTLKKGEKAIIKDFDIDLIPLKLLEMGCLPGNLVELLQIAPFGDPLYLDINGSHVAIRIETAREIEVELIKTNLS; the protein is encoded by the coding sequence TTGCAAAATACTATCCATACCCTAAAAAAAGGCGAAAAAGCCATTATCAAAGATTTTGATATCGATTTGATTCCTTTAAAACTACTAGAGATGGGTTGTTTGCCGGGCAACTTAGTCGAATTGCTTCAAATTGCTCCTTTTGGAGATCCTTTATATTTAGATATTAATGGTTCGCACGTGGCCATTCGAATTGAAACTGCTCGTGAAATTGAAGTTGAACTCATCAAAACCAATTTGTCATGA